In Lolium rigidum isolate FL_2022 chromosome 7, APGP_CSIRO_Lrig_0.1, whole genome shotgun sequence, the DNA window CTGTGCATTCATCTTTTTCATACATCTGTACTCTGCATTCAGTTTGCTATCACCGGAAATATACTAGACTGTGCAGCTGAGATGGCTTGTTTCATATTTGAGAAGAGTTGCCTTGTTTGTTATTTCTGCCAGTATGATTATTTGTTATTACTGCCAGTTTGCTATGAATTTTTTCACCTTTTAGAGGAGATGGCTTGTTTGTTATTTACTGGAGTATACTGCATAAAATGATTTTGGGTGATTTCTACCTTTTTGATTGACGGATGGCCTGTATAATTATTATTTACGTGAACATAATCCAAAATTACACCCGGGGAGCATAAACTATTCTCAAGTCAGACGTTATCGGTGAAATTTGCAGAAGGAAGCAGTGGCTCGTAATAGTTGTGTATAGAAAATAAAATGAGCGATTTTCACATTAAAAGTGGTACGCTCAGACAAATAACCCAATGAAATTAAAATGGCTCTAGGTTAAAAAGAGAGAGAGTAAAACTGGTCGAATTTGCACTCGAAATTGTGAAAACCGAGGAAATAACCCCTAGCTTAGCAAAACCATTATAGTGTGTTTTCAACTTTTCATACTTTGGTGGTAGATCCGCATGGGCCCCTCAAGAGCCCAAAGCCCAGCAGTACAGAGGAACTCAGAGAGTAGCAAAGAGAACAGAACACAGTAGGGAAGTAACCAAATCCCTAAAAAATCCAGGTAAGGCGGCCGTCGAGGCGCGGGGAGCCGGCAACTCCCAGCGAGGCGGGATACCGGGGAGCAGCGTCAGGCAGAGGCGTGAGGCGGTGCTGGGGACGCCGGCCGGGGAGGCGAGGGGAGCGGAGCGGCCGGAGTGAGGGCTCCGCGTGCCGTGTTGGGATGAGTCAACTAGGCAAGGAGTTGCGGTGCACTTCGGTAACTATTCTCGATTTATGCTTGTGTCGGGTGTTCGTCGCAGTTTGATTCGGCTTCGTTGGTTCGTACTAATTCTCACAGGAAATGGTGGATTTCACAGCCTGTTCTTAGGTCTGGAATGCTACAGTTATTATGAACTTTCCTTTGATGTCTCAAAGGGTTAGTTTGGCATAGTTCCAGCATTTGGGTTTTCACAAGTGGATTAATTGATGCATTACTTTACTCATGAAATTAAAAGAACATTAGGGTTTGTGGCGCAGACATCCCCAGGAACGTGGTTAAGTGTACATAGTCCCAATACCTGTGGTTCTCTGTGAGGAGTGTCCCAACTCCCAACAAATGTGGTTTTCTGTAGCGTACTCATTTTATTCCCTTTGCAGCAATCAACTGATGAAGACAGGCTCAGCACGCTCACTGACGACATTATACTGTCTATCTTGGGGAGAGTCGACATAACCACGGCAACACGGACTAGTGTGTTGTCAAAGAGGTGGAGGGTTTTGCCTCGGTTGCTTCCTGAGCTCAACCTTCGTGTCTGGGATTTTATGCCTATCCCACGCCCAGGACCCATTGAGGCACATCACATGGATCAAGGAATGGCATGTCTAACCAAAGCAACAAGGAGTTTCTTGGCTGATCCCACCAGGAAATCCACCAGCATCACAAACCTGCTGCTTCAGCTCTTTGGGGGCAGGAACTACTCACGTGAGATTGGCCTGCTGGTCCGCGAGGCGATTGACAGCGGGGTGTTAAAACAACTAGAGCTTAGAATTGTCCATGAGAAGGAGGTGCCTGTACACTGCCGACACGAGGATATGGTACAGCAAGCCCGGGATGTGATTGATTTTTTTACCACCTATCCCTGTGTGCATAGTTGCCTCGTAAGCCTTCTTCTGCATAATGTGCGTTTCACTGAGCAGGATATACACCATGTCCTGTTTGACtcctgcaaggaacttaagaagcTGATGCTATTCCACTGTGATGTTGGGGACTGTTCAATATGGCAAATAAATGCACCAGATTCCAAACTCGCAGTCCTTGAAATCGCGATAACCTGCTTGGAGAGAGTTGAGGTGGTCTGCCTACCAAAACTGTGGCAGCTACATTTGGACAATTGGCTTTATTTTGAGGCCCCGTTGCGCTTTGGGTTTGTCCCATCTCTCAACGAATTGGCCCTTATCCGTAGTGGAACCCTTGATAATCAAGAGTTTCGTCTAAGTGCGGTTCTACATGGTACCACAAATATACATACTCTAACTCTGGACTTCGAAGGAGGAGAGCTTTGGATACAACCTGAAGGAAAGCAACTCTGCCCTGCATTCAGCAATCTAAGAGAGCTGGGTATTTGTGGCATCTCTGTTGATTTTGACTTGTTATGGACAATAAATCTCCTTGAAGCTGCTCCATCTGTTGAAATATTTCTTGTTCAGGTACTTTTGGTCACTCATTTATATATATGTGGAATTTAGAACAGTCTCTCACAACAAATAAGTATGTGTGGCCATAGTCCTCTTCACCTGCAATATAACAATATGCTGATTCATGCTTGATACAGATATGGGATCAATGCCGAGAGGACAGACAGTTAAGAACAGAGACAGCTTATGCAGATCAGAGAACAAAACCTTCATGGAGCATTACTGGGTCCACGAGCTCAAATACTTGGAAACTGAAAGAGATCCTATTCGTTGGCTTTAGACCCCTGGGGCAACAAATTTTATTTATAAGAGCGGTAATGAAGCGAGCTCCAAACTTGAAGGCGCTTCTTCTCAAAGAAAATGAAAAGCCATGCAGGCGCTGTGAGGCAATGGCCACTCCGTGCCCTCTGAGAGGAGGCTTCTTTCCAAGGGACCAAGAGGAGCAAGAAGCAACAGTGAAACAATTTAGAGATGGTGTATGTTCCTCTGCGCGT includes these proteins:
- the LOC124675099 gene encoding uncharacterized protein LOC124675099 isoform X1, producing the protein MSQLGKELRCTSQSTDEDRLSTLTDDIILSILGRVDITTATRTSVLSKRWRVLPRLLPELNLRVWDFMPIPRPGPIEAHHMDQGMACLTKATRSFLADPTRKSTSITNLLLQLFGGRNYSREIGLLVREAIDSGVLKQLELRIVHEKEVPVHCRHEDMVQQARDVIDFFTTYPCVHSCLVSLLLHNVRFTEQDIHHVLFDSCKELKKLMLFHCDVGDCSIWQINAPDSKLAVLEIAITCLERVEVVCLPKLWQLHLDNWLYFEAPLRFGFVPSLNELALIRSGTLDNQEFRLSAVLHGTTNIHTLTLDFEGGELWIQPEGKQLCPAFSNLRELGICGISVDFDLLWTINLLEAAPSVEIFLVQIWDQCREDRQLRTETAYADQRTKPSWSITGSTSSNTWKLKEILFVGFRPLGQQILFIRAVMKRAPNLKALLLKENEKPCRRCEAMATPCPLRGGFFPRDQEEQEATVKQFRDGVCSSARIIFASS
- the LOC124675099 gene encoding uncharacterized protein LOC124675099 isoform X2, producing MNFPLMSQRQSTDEDRLSTLTDDIILSILGRVDITTATRTSVLSKRWRVLPRLLPELNLRVWDFMPIPRPGPIEAHHMDQGMACLTKATRSFLADPTRKSTSITNLLLQLFGGRNYSREIGLLVREAIDSGVLKQLELRIVHEKEVPVHCRHEDMVQQARDVIDFFTTYPCVHSCLVSLLLHNVRFTEQDIHHVLFDSCKELKKLMLFHCDVGDCSIWQINAPDSKLAVLEIAITCLERVEVVCLPKLWQLHLDNWLYFEAPLRFGFVPSLNELALIRSGTLDNQEFRLSAVLHGTTNIHTLTLDFEGGELWIQPEGKQLCPAFSNLRELGICGISVDFDLLWTINLLEAAPSVEIFLVQIWDQCREDRQLRTETAYADQRTKPSWSITGSTSSNTWKLKEILFVGFRPLGQQILFIRAVMKRAPNLKALLLKENEKPCRRCEAMATPCPLRGGFFPRDQEEQEATVKQFRDGVCSSARIIFASS